A DNA window from Leptolyngbya subtilissima AS-A7 contains the following coding sequences:
- a CDS encoding Ycf66 family protein — translation MNFGTPVPLLLGIFMVICGVALFFLDRLKPGYERDSDKVYAILFLLSGVFLLGNLGMDVISSFQQMLLVGMVVSLMIQNINSRTPLAKVGFPGDGGDFGGGGGYRPPRGSRPPAYAPDNRANLRAELDRRDYGPADPYNRPRPMLEGRGEPTGRPPYTPDVYGDGRPMRREDIPVDRPGDRPVDGRMDRPSDRPVDGRFMGDRPMDGPDGQPYYDNNPRPTDDRVRRRRPPKNRGEYNDRYRIDPGPQPPRPDYRPDRDPL, via the coding sequence GTGAATTTTGGTACCCCCGTCCCCCTGCTGCTGGGCATCTTTATGGTGATTTGCGGCGTGGCGCTGTTCTTCTTAGATCGGCTAAAGCCCGGCTATGAGCGCGACTCTGACAAGGTCTATGCCATTCTGTTTTTGCTGTCAGGGGTGTTCCTGCTCGGCAACCTAGGCATGGACGTCATCTCCTCCTTTCAGCAAATGCTGTTGGTGGGCATGGTGGTGTCGCTGATGATTCAGAACATCAATTCCAGAACGCCGCTCGCTAAAGTGGGCTTTCCGGGCGACGGCGGCGATTTTGGTGGCGGTGGCGGCTACCGCCCGCCCCGAGGTAGTCGCCCGCCGGCTTATGCTCCTGACAACCGTGCCAACCTCCGCGCTGAGCTAGACCGCCGCGACTATGGCCCCGCCGATCCCTACAATCGTCCTCGGCCTATGCTTGAGGGGCGCGGTGAACCGACCGGACGGCCTCCCTACACCCCCGACGTCTACGGCGATGGTCGCCCCATGCGTCGCGAAGATATCCCCGTGGATCGGCCTGGCGATCGCCCCGTGGACGGTCGTATGGATCGGCCTAGCGATCGCCCCGTAGACGGCCGCTTCATGGGCGATCGCCCCATGGATGGCCCTGACGGTCAGCCCTACTACGACAATAATCCTCGTCCTACCGACGATCGCGTGCGTCGTCGTCGCCCCCCCAAAAACCGCGGTGAATACAACGATCGCTACCGCATTGATCCCGGTCCACAGCCACCTCGGCCCGATTACCGCCCCGATCGCGACCCGCTCTAG
- the psbX gene encoding photosystem II reaction center X protein — protein sequence MTPSLTNFLLSILAGAVIIVVPASAFLFFVSQRDKIQRQ from the coding sequence ATGACACCGTCTTTAACTAACTTTTTGCTGAGCATTCTGGCTGGAGCCGTGATTATTGTTGTACCGGCTAGCGCTTTCCTGTTTTTTGTTAGCCAGCGCGACAAGATTCAACGCCAGTAG
- a CDS encoding YggT family protein — MAATQVLTIGVGLLLGLMTLLFIFRIVLTWYPQADLSKLPFSLIAWPTEPLLVPMRKLVPPIGGVDIAPVVWVGIVTLLREILVGQQGLLRMLG; from the coding sequence GTGGCCGCTACACAAGTGCTGACTATTGGCGTGGGCCTGCTGCTAGGGCTGATGACCCTGCTGTTTATCTTTCGCATTGTGCTGACCTGGTATCCCCAGGCCGACCTGTCTAAGCTGCCCTTTTCGCTCATCGCTTGGCCAACGGAACCCTTGCTGGTGCCCATGCGCAAGCTCGTCCCCCCAATTGGTGGCGTGGACATTGCTCCAGTCGTTTGGGTGGGCATCGTCACCCTGCTGCGGGAAATTCTAGTCGGCCAGCAGGGCCTATTGCGGATGCTGGGCTAG
- the accC gene encoding acetyl-CoA carboxylase biotin carboxylase subunit, protein MRFSKILIANRGEIALRILRTCEEMDIATVAVHSTVDRHALHVQLADEAVCIGEAPSQKSYLNIPNIIAAALTRNASAIHPGYGFLAENARFAEICADHQIVFVGPSPDSIRRMGDKSTAKDTMQKVGVPTVPGSGGLLTDEAEAYAVASEIGYPVMIKATAGGGGRGMRLVNNESELVKAFMAAQGEAQAAFGNSGVYMEKFIDRPRHIEFQILADSYGNVVHLGERDCSIQRRHQKLLEEAPSPRLTADQREKMGAAAVLAAQSINYVGAGTVEFLVDSQGNFYFMEMNTRIQVEHPVTEMITGIDLIAAQLTIAQGEKLPFTQSEIQIRGHAIECRINAEDPDHNFRPNPGRISGYLAPGGMGVRMDSHVYTDYEIPPYYDSLVGKLIVWGPDRPTAIRRMRRALRECAITGLPTTIGFHQKVLENANFLSGDVYTNFVAEMMAIK, encoded by the coding sequence ATGCGCTTTTCCAAGATTTTAATTGCCAACCGGGGAGAAATCGCGCTGCGCATCCTCCGCACCTGCGAAGAAATGGACATAGCCACCGTTGCGGTTCACTCTACTGTCGATCGCCACGCTCTCCATGTGCAGCTGGCCGATGAAGCAGTGTGCATTGGCGAGGCCCCCAGCCAAAAAAGCTACCTCAACATTCCCAACATTATTGCCGCGGCCCTGACCCGCAACGCCAGCGCCATTCACCCCGGCTACGGCTTTCTAGCCGAAAATGCCCGCTTTGCCGAAATCTGCGCCGACCACCAAATTGTCTTTGTTGGCCCCTCCCCCGACTCCATTCGCCGAATGGGCGATAAATCGACCGCCAAAGACACTATGCAAAAGGTGGGTGTGCCCACGGTGCCGGGCAGCGGCGGTCTGCTAACCGACGAAGCCGAAGCCTACGCTGTCGCCAGCGAAATTGGTTACCCGGTGATGATTAAAGCCACTGCTGGGGGCGGCGGGCGCGGCATGCGCCTGGTCAACAACGAGTCCGAGCTGGTCAAGGCCTTTATGGCTGCCCAGGGTGAGGCCCAGGCCGCCTTTGGCAACTCTGGCGTATATATGGAAAAGTTTATCGATCGCCCCCGGCACATCGAGTTTCAGATCCTGGCCGATAGCTACGGCAACGTGGTGCACCTGGGCGAACGCGACTGCTCAATTCAGCGGCGGCACCAAAAGCTGCTTGAAGAAGCCCCCAGCCCTCGCCTCACGGCAGACCAGCGCGAAAAAATGGGGGCAGCGGCGGTACTGGCGGCCCAGTCGATCAACTACGTGGGGGCTGGCACTGTGGAGTTCCTGGTCGATAGCCAGGGCAACTTCTACTTTATGGAAATGAATACCCGCATTCAGGTTGAGCATCCCGTCACTGAGATGATTACCGGCATTGACCTGATTGCAGCCCAGCTCACCATTGCCCAGGGCGAAAAGCTGCCCTTTACCCAGTCAGAGATTCAAATTCGCGGCCATGCGATTGAATGCCGCATTAATGCCGAAGACCCCGACCACAATTTTCGCCCCAACCCTGGTCGCATTAGCGGCTACCTCGCCCCCGGCGGCATGGGTGTGCGCATGGATTCCCACGTGTATACCGACTATGAAATTCCGCCCTACTACGATTCGCTGGTGGGCAAGCTGATTGTTTGGGGGCCAGACCGCCCCACCGCCATTCGCCGCATGCGCCGCGCCCTGCGAGAGTGCGCCATCACCGGCCTGCCCACCACCATCGGCTTTCATCAAAAAGTGCTGGAGAACGCCAACTTCCTCAGCGGCGATGTCTACACCAACTTTGTCGCCGAGATGATGGCAATCAAGTAG
- a CDS encoding DUF554 domain-containing protein has product MLSLWAKTSGTWINVATILLGTTLGLMLRSRLPKSMQQIITQAVGLMTLVIGVSMASNLSAIDAGPIDGIILALLVMAAGGMLGEWWQIEKRLTVLGDWLKARVRGGGRFTEGFVAASLLFCIGPMAIVGSLNNGLSGDNALLTLKSTMDGLAAIALTGTYGVGVGFSALSVLGVQGALSVLASLLGTILTDPTTSPQVLLLTGTGGLMILGIGLNLLEIGQVRVASFLPALLLCPVAIALAQRL; this is encoded by the coding sequence ATGCTCAGCCTGTGGGCCAAAACCAGCGGCACCTGGATTAACGTCGCCACCATTTTGCTGGGCACAACACTGGGACTCATGCTGCGCAGCCGCCTGCCTAAGTCAATGCAGCAAATTATCACCCAGGCAGTGGGGCTGATGACCCTGGTCATTGGGGTCTCCATGGCCAGTAACCTGTCTGCCATCGACGCTGGCCCCATCGATGGCATCATCTTGGCGCTGCTGGTAATGGCGGCGGGAGGGATGCTGGGCGAATGGTGGCAGATTGAGAAACGCCTCACGGTGTTGGGCGATTGGCTCAAGGCTAGGGTGCGAGGCGGTGGCCGCTTTACCGAAGGATTTGTGGCGGCTAGCCTGTTGTTTTGCATTGGCCCTATGGCCATTGTCGGCAGCCTCAACAACGGCCTGTCGGGCGACAATGCTCTGCTCACGCTGAAGTCTACGATGGATGGGCTGGCGGCGATTGCCCTGACTGGCACCTATGGTGTTGGCGTCGGCTTTTCTGCCCTCAGCGTGCTGGGGGTGCAGGGGGCGTTGTCGGTGCTAGCCAGCCTGTTGGGGACTATTCTCACCGACCCAACCACGAGTCCTCAGGTTTTGTTGCTCACGGGTACCGGCGGGCTGATGATTTTGGGCATCGGGCTAAATCTGCTCGAAATTGGCCAGGTGAGAGTGGCGTCATTTTTGCCCGCGCTGCTGCTGTGTCCCGTGGCGATCGCCCTAGCCCAGCGTCTATAG
- a CDS encoding DUF362 domain-containing protein, translated as MVVPVSLMRAQSYQRAELERSLTQLLAPLGGMAAFVKPGDRVLLKPNLLTSARPTKECTTRPELIYAVAQQVMAAGGLPFLGDSPAFGSARGVAKANGLLPLAQELGLPIVELHGERYPTDNPEFDHLRLSKEVMEADVVINLPKVKSHVQLTLTLGVKNLFGCVPGKMKAWWHMEAGKDVQRFGTMLVETARLIDPELTIVDGIVGHEGNGPSGGEPRDLGVLGASANVFALDRAMVALLGVDPLTVPTVAQSMRLGVCPDWEEIAFPLLTPEDLGVTDWQLPAELMPIDFGMPRVVQSTFKHLYIRFIKEPVTAYAGRL; from the coding sequence ATGGTGGTGCCAGTCAGTTTGATGCGCGCCCAGTCTTACCAAAGGGCCGAACTGGAGCGATCGCTCACTCAGCTACTCGCGCCCCTGGGAGGTATGGCGGCCTTTGTTAAGCCAGGCGATCGCGTGCTGCTCAAGCCCAACCTGCTGACTAGCGCCCGCCCTACTAAAGAATGCACTACCCGGCCTGAGCTAATTTACGCCGTGGCCCAGCAGGTCATGGCCGCTGGTGGCTTGCCTTTTTTGGGTGACAGCCCCGCCTTCGGCAGCGCCCGGGGTGTAGCCAAGGCCAACGGTTTGCTGCCCCTGGCCCAAGAACTCGGGCTACCGATCGTGGAGCTACATGGCGAGCGCTACCCTACCGACAATCCCGAGTTTGACCATCTGCGCCTCTCCAAAGAAGTGATGGAGGCCGATGTGGTGATCAACCTGCCCAAGGTCAAGTCCCACGTGCAGCTCACCCTAACCCTAGGGGTCAAAAACTTGTTTGGCTGCGTACCTGGCAAGATGAAGGCCTGGTGGCACATGGAAGCGGGCAAAGATGTGCAGCGCTTTGGCACCATGCTGGTAGAAACAGCGCGGCTGATCGATCCTGAGCTGACCATTGTGGACGGCATCGTGGGCCATGAGGGCAACGGACCCAGCGGCGGGGAACCTAGAGATTTAGGCGTACTGGGGGCCTCGGCCAACGTATTTGCCCTCGATCGCGCCATGGTCGCCCTGCTGGGGGTTGATCCGCTGACGGTGCCCACGGTAGCTCAGTCGATGCGGCTGGGAGTTTGCCCCGATTGGGAGGAAATAGCCTTTCCGCTGCTTACCCCCGAAGATCTTGGGGTGACCGACTGGCAGCTACCCGCCGAACTCATGCCCATTGACTTCGGCATGCCTCGGGTGGTGCAGTCCACCTTTAAGCACCTCTACATTCGCTTCATCAAAGAGCCGGTGACCGCCTACGCTGGGCGTCTCTAA
- a CDS encoding S41 family peptidase, with product MSISSFPRLLLSLAQPSLLAFIPLVAAVAAEAALAATPLTEFEDSPKVVIDEAWQIINREYVDDSFNQVDWQALRQDLLGREYTSKEAAYGALRAALQQLDDPYTRFLSPTEYADLTEQTSGEASGIGVRLERNSQTGAVAVTSVAPGSPAELSGIVAGDRILLVDGQSTERLTAEGVLQQLRGNEGSQVTLTVSRDGGAPRTVIMTRARMDLPTVEYSQKTVGGRPIGYIRLIEFNANAPAQMADAIGNLTEAGVEGFVLDLRGNPGGLLMASVDISRMWLQHGQIVRTLDRLGNDEAISANRTALTDLPLTVLVDSRSASSSEILTGALRDNDRATVVGNTTYGKALVQSLHGLTDGSGLTVTVAHYYTPDGTDISSRGITPDVEVGLSDRQRRELFSNPALLGTDADTQYLRAAEVLEQTILASQTRPTTGASRLGLINPAE from the coding sequence ATGTCAATTTCCTCCTTTCCCCGGCTACTACTGTCTCTAGCGCAACCTTCCCTCCTAGCCTTTATTCCCCTGGTAGCTGCTGTGGCCGCTGAGGCCGCCTTGGCCGCTACACCGCTCACTGAGTTCGAAGACAGCCCTAAGGTTGTTATTGATGAAGCCTGGCAAATTATCAATCGTGAGTACGTAGACGACAGCTTTAACCAAGTTGATTGGCAAGCTCTGCGCCAAGATCTGCTCGGGCGGGAATACACCTCTAAAGAGGCGGCCTATGGGGCATTGCGGGCCGCCCTGCAGCAGCTCGATGACCCCTACACCCGATTTCTCTCGCCGACGGAATACGCTGACCTCACCGAGCAGACCTCTGGCGAAGCCTCGGGAATTGGCGTGCGGCTAGAGCGCAATAGCCAGACTGGGGCGGTGGCAGTGACGAGCGTGGCCCCAGGTTCGCCAGCCGAGCTGTCTGGGATTGTTGCGGGCGATCGCATTCTGCTAGTCGACGGCCAAAGCACCGAACGGCTTACCGCCGAGGGCGTGCTGCAACAGCTGCGGGGCAACGAGGGCTCACAGGTAACCCTTACCGTTTCTCGGGACGGCGGCGCTCCCCGCACCGTAATCATGACCCGCGCCCGCATGGATCTGCCTACCGTTGAATACTCCCAAAAGACGGTGGGCGGTCGCCCCATTGGCTACATTCGACTAATTGAGTTCAACGCTAACGCCCCTGCGCAGATGGCCGACGCGATTGGCAACCTGACCGAGGCTGGGGTCGAAGGATTTGTGCTTGACCTGCGCGGCAACCCTGGCGGACTGCTGATGGCCAGCGTTGACATCAGCCGCATGTGGCTGCAGCATGGACAAATTGTCCGCACCCTCGATCGCCTGGGCAATGACGAAGCGATTTCGGCCAACCGCACCGCCCTCACCGACCTGCCGCTGACCGTGCTGGTTGATAGCCGTTCGGCCAGCTCCAGCGAAATTTTGACCGGGGCTCTACGCGACAACGACCGGGCCACGGTGGTGGGCAACACCACCTACGGCAAAGCCCTAGTGCAGTCGCTCCACGGGCTCACCGATGGCTCTGGCCTGACCGTGACCGTAGCCCACTACTACACCCCCGATGGCACCGACATCAGCAGCCGGGGCATCACCCCCGATGTGGAGGTGGGCTTGAGCGATCGCCAGCGCCGCGAGCTGTTTAGCAACCCCGCCCTGCTCGGCACCGATGCCGACACCCAATACCTCCGTGCTGCCGAGGTGCTAGAGCAAACCATTCTCGCCAGCCAGACCCGACCGACCACTGGCGCTAGCCGTTTAGGCCTCATCAACCCGGCTGAGTAA
- the hemC gene encoding hydroxymethylbilane synthase, translating into MQSTASPTVSTSRRTVRIVSRKSQLALIQTHWVRDELQRHFPNLAFEIVTMETQGDKVLDVSLSKIGDKGLFTQELEDTMLRGDSDFAVHSLKDLPTRLPEGLMLGCITHREDPADALVVHEKNKDKTLATLPEGAVIGTSSLRRLAQLRHHYPHLTFKDIRGNLNTRLRKLDEGGYDGIILAAAGLQRMDMSDRIHEILPAEISLHAVGQGALGIECRTGDEEILKLLSVLSHEPTTARCLAERAFLRELEGGCQVPIGVNTELAGDTLTLTGLVASLDGQRVIKNVVQGPVAEAEALGEQLARHLRAEGAQTILDEINATSRA; encoded by the coding sequence ATGCAATCCACCGCATCCCCCACCGTTTCGACTTCCCGGCGCACCGTTCGCATCGTGTCTCGCAAGAGCCAGCTGGCGCTGATTCAAACCCACTGGGTGCGGGATGAGTTGCAGCGGCACTTCCCCAATCTCGCCTTTGAAATTGTCACCATGGAGACCCAAGGCGACAAAGTACTCGACGTGTCGCTCTCCAAAATTGGCGACAAGGGCCTGTTTACCCAAGAGCTGGAAGACACCATGCTGCGGGGCGACAGCGACTTTGCCGTGCACTCCCTCAAAGACTTGCCCACCCGTCTGCCCGAGGGGCTGATGCTGGGCTGCATCACCCACCGCGAAGACCCAGCCGATGCCCTGGTCGTCCACGAGAAAAACAAGGACAAGACCCTGGCTACCCTGCCCGAGGGCGCGGTAATTGGCACCTCCTCCCTGCGGCGGCTGGCCCAGCTGCGTCACCACTATCCCCACCTCACCTTCAAAGACATTCGCGGCAACCTCAACACTCGCCTGCGCAAGCTTGACGAGGGCGGCTACGACGGCATTATTCTGGCGGCGGCGGGCCTTCAGCGCATGGATATGAGCGATCGCATCCACGAAATTCTTCCCGCCGAGATCTCTCTCCACGCCGTGGGGCAGGGTGCCCTGGGCATCGAGTGCCGCACTGGTGACGAGGAAATTCTCAAGCTGCTGAGCGTGCTTTCCCACGAACCCACCACCGCCCGCTGTCTGGCTGAACGTGCCTTTTTGCGCGAGCTAGAGGGTGGCTGTCAGGTACCCATTGGCGTGAATACGGAACTGGCGGGCGACACCCTGACCCTCACCGGTCTGGTAGCCAGCCTCGACGGCCAGCGGGTGATTAAGAACGTTGTGCAGGGGCCAGTGGCTGAAGCCGAAGCGTTGGGCGAACAGCTAGCCCGGCATCTGCGAGCCGAGGGAGCGCAGACCATTTTGGATGAGATCAACGCCACCAGCCGTGCTTAG
- a CDS encoding TIGR03792 family protein: MVIEWLTFAVDPENRETFVRLDNDIWTAALSQYPGFISKEVWISPDLLDQVVYVVRWQTREQWKAIPQADLDAIEQQFDAAVNFSYRMIDAREYQVRRYPSP, from the coding sequence ATGGTGATTGAATGGCTCACCTTCGCGGTCGATCCCGAAAACCGTGAAACCTTTGTTCGCCTCGACAACGATATCTGGACAGCTGCCTTGAGCCAGTATCCTGGCTTTATCTCCAAGGAAGTGTGGATTTCACCCGATTTGCTCGACCAGGTGGTGTATGTCGTGCGCTGGCAAACTCGCGAGCAGTGGAAGGCCATTCCTCAAGCCGATTTAGATGCGATCGAACAGCAGTTTGACGCTGCCGTAAATTTCTCCTACCGCATGATCGATGCCCGCGAATACCAGGTGCGGCGCTACCCTTCCCCCTAA
- a CDS encoding serine/threonine protein kinase translates to MLDPIQALVKRVRQELLPNLHLESIDPCDPVVVHRLPVPWNCLGAGNYAAVFVHPDYPDQVVKVYAPGRPGIEAEVEVYRRLGEHPAFSQCYFSETPFLILRRLPGVNLYDSLHRGIDIPPQVIRDIDAALAYARQRGLFPHDVHGRNVMQNEGRGVVVDVSDFLNTAPDRAWQDVKRAYWWIYRPFFRPLGLRMPYVMLDWVRVGYRLFRRLVGVGLR, encoded by the coding sequence ATGCTGGACCCAATTCAGGCGCTAGTAAAACGCGTTCGCCAAGAGCTACTGCCAAACCTGCACCTAGAGAGTATCGACCCTTGCGATCCGGTCGTAGTGCATCGGCTGCCAGTGCCCTGGAACTGCCTGGGGGCCGGGAACTATGCGGCCGTGTTTGTGCACCCTGACTATCCCGATCAGGTCGTCAAGGTCTATGCTCCCGGCCGACCGGGGATTGAGGCGGAGGTGGAAGTCTATCGCCGTTTGGGCGAGCATCCTGCCTTTTCGCAGTGCTACTTCAGTGAAACTCCCTTTTTGATTTTGAGGCGTCTGCCTGGGGTAAACCTATACGACTCACTGCACCGGGGCATTGACATTCCGCCCCAGGTAATTCGAGATATTGATGCTGCCTTGGCCTACGCCCGCCAGCGGGGGCTGTTTCCCCACGATGTCCACGGGCGCAATGTGATGCAGAACGAGGGGCGCGGGGTGGTAGTTGATGTGTCTGATTTTTTAAATACAGCGCCCGATCGCGCCTGGCAGGACGTCAAACGGGCCTACTGGTGGATCTATCGTCCTTTTTTTCGCCCCTTGGGCCTGCGAATGCCCTACGTTATGTTGGACTGGGTGCGGGTTGGGTATCGCCTATTTCGCCGTCTGGTGGGCGTTGGCCTGCGCTAG